The following proteins are encoded in a genomic region of Bernardetia sp. MNP-M8:
- the purD gene encoding phosphoribosylamine--glycine ligase: MNILIIGSGGREHAFAWKIAQSSLCDNLYIATGNAGTARVGTNVAIKPTDFERLANFCKESNIDLVLVGNEEPLVKGIVDYFKNSDLVRNVRIIGANKQGAQLEGSKDFAKNFMNKNNIPTAKSETFTKESIQEAKEYLKTLSLPVVLKADGLAAGKGVVIAHTNQEATKTLDEMLLDEKFGEASSKVVIEEFLDGIEVSLFVLTDGKDYVLLPEAKDYKQIGEGNTGLNTGGMGAVSPVPFVTEEFIKNAEETIIKPTLQGLQNENIDYCGFIFIGLMVVDNKSYVLEYNVRMGDPETEVVLPRIESDFLALLDATAKKELANHSLKISKKAATTIMLVSGGYPEDYQTGKTIKGHGNLPKNVIAFHAGTKEDDSRTMTNGGRVIALTALADTAKEALAASNHAAELVTFEGKYYRKDIGKDLF; this comes from the coding sequence ATGAACATCTTAATTATTGGTTCAGGAGGAAGAGAACACGCCTTTGCTTGGAAAATTGCCCAAAGCTCACTTTGTGATAATCTTTATATCGCTACAGGAAATGCAGGGACGGCACGAGTAGGAACAAATGTAGCCATTAAACCTACTGATTTTGAGCGTTTGGCTAATTTTTGTAAAGAAAGTAATATTGATTTAGTGCTAGTAGGAAATGAAGAGCCACTTGTAAAAGGAATTGTAGATTACTTTAAAAATAGTGACCTAGTTCGTAATGTTCGCATTATTGGAGCAAACAAACAGGGCGCACAGCTAGAAGGAAGTAAAGATTTTGCAAAAAACTTTATGAATAAAAATAATATTCCAACTGCTAAGTCGGAAACTTTTACTAAAGAATCTATTCAAGAAGCAAAAGAATATTTAAAAACATTATCTCTTCCTGTAGTTTTGAAAGCTGATGGTCTGGCAGCAGGAAAAGGCGTTGTGATTGCTCACACAAATCAAGAAGCTACAAAAACACTTGATGAAATGCTTTTAGATGAAAAATTTGGAGAAGCAAGTAGTAAAGTAGTAATTGAAGAGTTTTTGGATGGAATAGAAGTTTCTTTATTTGTCTTGACAGACGGAAAAGATTATGTTTTACTTCCTGAAGCTAAAGATTACAAACAAATCGGAGAAGGAAATACAGGACTTAATACGGGAGGAATGGGAGCAGTATCGCCAGTTCCTTTTGTAACAGAAGAGTTTATCAAAAATGCTGAGGAAACTATCATAAAACCAACTTTACAAGGTCTTCAAAATGAAAATATAGACTATTGTGGTTTTATTTTTATTGGTTTGATGGTTGTAGATAATAAATCGTATGTTTTGGAATACAACGTCAGAATGGGCGACCCAGAAACAGAGGTTGTGCTTCCACGTATAGAATCCGACTTTTTAGCTTTGTTAGATGCCACAGCCAAAAAAGAATTAGCTAATCATTCACTCAAAATTTCTAAAAAAGCAGCCACTACAATTATGCTCGTTTCGGGTGGCTACCCAGAAGACTATCAAACAGGAAAAACAATTAAAGGACATGGAAATCTTCCTAAAAATGTAATTGCTTTCCATGCAGGAACAAAAGAAGACGATAGCCGAACCATGACTAATGGAGGACGAGTAATTGCTCTTACAGCACTTGCAGATACAGCAAAGGAAGCTCTAGCAGCATCAAATCACGCTGCCGAATTGGTAACTTTTGAAGGAAAATATTATCGTAAGGATATTGGAAAAGATTTGTTTTAA
- a CDS encoding 7TM diverse intracellular signaling domain-containing protein has translation MPTLISTKQFLSVLFTCFLYNSLFLLSIFAQNETVNLDTGFSIEVCEDNSIFSSNQLDQNCFKEIVLSELNKKEYKDRIWLKITIKDANKEFIDFNKNIDSIKVYHNQDLFLTGSLVAQSEKQLPLSIAISAIKIPVYNQPFYIEIISSQKYPISTQLEVLNEKNFNRIYVKERRNTVDFQLFFQGMLWIILLYNFFLFLSSREKVYLAYAIYIFGFSLFTSQNAGLFVDYFSAQNPYFSLLFRMFGLAITAVGFFSFILTFLPKKVFNKFWKRFFSIGIIFSIGMLLPYIILNYGLGNSYLYDKTSKAAHGIILLCNLIFIGYLAKNYWSDTLVRYFLLGSACAMGGAFLSNVLKALFGDTLGDVYLVAQVGVILEILTFSLGLGYRMKNLEKENARILENQNKLLEQKVTERTKEISMKQEEILVQNEELHQQQEEIISQRDYIEKQNTQLKSANTQFTDSVRYAKTIQKAILPMKQRVQTHFEESFVLFRPRDIVSGDFYWVYETNDPITKEEIILIAVLDCTGHGVPGAFISLIGFALLNEIVSKELITKPAQIIARLDERLQEALRQKQSNNMDGMDVALCSIKKVDSIHHSTGKKQFEITFSGAKRPLYYIKDDIFEELKGNKMSVGGITKKKERVDVEFQEEKFILTKGDKIYLTTDGFADQNGRNQQKIGSLKLKSSLEEFHTLPLSEQKTKLEEILDHHQGKQKQRDDITIMGVKL, from the coding sequence TTGCCTACGCTAATTTCTACAAAACAATTTTTGAGTGTTTTGTTTACCTGTTTTCTTTATAATAGTTTATTTTTACTCTCTATTTTTGCACAAAATGAGACTGTAAATTTGGATACAGGTTTTTCTATTGAGGTTTGTGAAGATAACTCTATTTTTAGTAGTAATCAATTAGACCAAAATTGCTTTAAAGAAATTGTATTATCAGAACTAAATAAAAAAGAATATAAAGACAGAATTTGGCTAAAAATTACGATTAAAGATGCAAATAAAGAATTTATTGATTTCAACAAAAATATAGATTCCATAAAAGTCTATCACAATCAAGACCTATTTCTGACAGGAAGTTTAGTTGCACAATCTGAAAAACAACTTCCTTTAAGTATAGCTATTAGCGCAATCAAGATTCCAGTTTATAATCAGCCTTTTTATATAGAAATTATAAGTAGTCAGAAATATCCTATTTCTACTCAATTAGAAGTATTAAATGAAAAAAACTTTAATCGTATTTATGTAAAAGAACGACGAAATACAGTTGATTTTCAACTCTTTTTTCAAGGAATGTTATGGATTATTTTGCTCTATAACTTCTTTTTGTTTTTATCTAGTAGAGAAAAGGTCTATTTAGCTTATGCTATCTATATCTTTGGGTTTTCTCTTTTCACCTCACAAAATGCAGGACTATTTGTTGATTATTTTTCTGCTCAAAATCCTTACTTTTCATTACTTTTCAGAATGTTTGGGCTTGCCATTACAGCAGTTGGCTTTTTCTCTTTTATTCTGACTTTCCTTCCCAAAAAAGTATTTAATAAATTTTGGAAACGCTTTTTTTCTATTGGAATTATTTTTTCTATCGGAATGCTGCTTCCTTATATTATACTCAATTATGGATTAGGAAATAGTTATCTCTATGACAAAACCTCTAAAGCAGCCCATGGAATTATTCTGCTTTGTAATTTGATTTTCATAGGTTATTTGGCTAAAAATTATTGGTCTGATACACTAGTACGCTATTTTTTACTAGGCTCTGCATGTGCTATGGGAGGAGCTTTTCTATCCAATGTATTGAAAGCTCTATTTGGTGACACCTTGGGTGATGTATATTTGGTTGCACAAGTAGGTGTTATTTTAGAAATTCTGACTTTTTCTCTAGGATTAGGATATAGAATGAAGAATTTAGAAAAAGAAAATGCTAGAATATTAGAAAACCAGAATAAGCTATTAGAACAGAAAGTAACAGAAAGAACAAAAGAGATTTCGATGAAACAAGAAGAGATTTTGGTTCAAAACGAAGAGTTACACCAACAACAAGAAGAAATTATTTCACAGCGAGATTATATAGAAAAGCAAAACACACAACTCAAATCAGCCAATACGCAGTTTACAGATAGTGTTCGTTATGCCAAAACAATTCAGAAAGCGATTCTGCCAATGAAGCAGCGTGTTCAGACACACTTTGAAGAATCTTTCGTTCTTTTTCGTCCTCGTGATATTGTAAGTGGAGATTTTTATTGGGTGTATGAAACCAATGACCCAATTACTAAAGAAGAGATTATTTTGATTGCTGTTTTGGATTGTACAGGACATGGCGTTCCAGGGGCTTTTATTTCCCTTATTGGTTTTGCGCTTCTGAATGAAATTGTATCTAAAGAACTTATTACCAAACCTGCACAAATAATTGCACGTTTAGATGAGCGTTTGCAAGAAGCTCTAAGGCAAAAACAAAGCAATAACATGGATGGAATGGATGTCGCTCTGTGTAGTATTAAAAAAGTAGATTCTATTCATCATTCTACTGGAAAGAAACAATTTGAAATTACTTTTTCAGGTGCAAAGCGTCCTTTGTATTATATAAAAGATGATATTTTTGAAGAACTAAAAGGCAATAAAATGTCGGTAGGAGGAATTACAAAGAAAAAAGAAAGAGTGGATGTAGAATTTCAAGAAGAAAAATTCATTCTTACAAAAGGGGATAAAATCTATCTTACTACTGATGGTTTTGCAGATCAAAATGGACGGAATCAACAAAAAATAGGTTCTTTAAAGCTCAAAAGTTCGCTTGAAGAATTTCATACTCTTCCTCTTTCAGAACAGAAAACAAAGTTAGAAGAGATTTTAGACCACCATCAAGGCAAACAAAAACAGCGTGATGATATTACAATTATGGGAGTGAAATTATAA
- a CDS encoding 7TM diverse intracellular signaling domain-containing protein, producing the protein MSISTFPKYFLSVLCSFFLLNSLFFNFSLAQNSQDLSNGFSLEICQDKSYSPNLDNSCFKPISLYTLNQEEYQRRILLKIKLTNTDKEFIVFDKKIDSIKAYFPNTFEFKSLNTVFLSGNLVAQSEKQVFTSVEINTIQIPDYYKYDQHFYIELISSRQLPLTAGFDVLTKQEFEKTQFYPRQKDIIIQAVFQGMLWIILLYNLFIFAATIEKVYIAYAIYIFGFSVFNAQNTGFFSDFIIPNHPYFSNLARIFGLAGAFLGHAYFTLEFLPKEVFGRFWRQFFKGFIIFVSVMTFVYIGVMYGANNLKIYTLLSKIAHALMMIGLISFFIYLAIKRWSDTMTKYYLLASLVLVVSAFVFNILQALGIKNVSIIVQVGGILEILIFSLGLGHRMKKLEKENARILEEQNRTLEQKVNQRTMEISKQKEEILVQNEELHQQQEEIISQRDYIDTQNKQLKTTNTQFTDSIRYAKTIQKAILPMKQRFQNHFEDSFVLFRPRDIVSGDFYWIYETIDTQTGEETTLIAVLDCTGHGVPGAFISLIGFALLNEIVAKENITSPAQILQRLDERIQESLRQKQKQNSDGMDVALCAIKKTNSYKLADFEIKFAGAKRPIHFIKNNELHEIRGSKLSIGGVTKKKITDKYSFEEQTIILSKNDKIYLTSDGFIDQNGKNNRKIGSSKLKACFKEFHNLPFAEQRKKFEQILDTHQGKQKQRDDITILGLKL; encoded by the coding sequence TTGTCAATTTCTACTTTTCCAAAATACTTTTTAAGTGTTCTGTGTAGCTTTTTTTTACTTAATAGTTTGTTTTTCAACTTTTCTCTTGCACAAAACAGTCAGGATTTAAGTAATGGCTTTTCTTTAGAAATTTGTCAAGATAAGAGCTATTCCCCAAATTTAGATAATTCTTGTTTTAAACCTATTTCTCTCTATACACTCAATCAAGAAGAGTATCAAAGACGCATTTTACTCAAAATTAAACTGACCAATACAGACAAAGAGTTTATTGTTTTTGATAAAAAAATTGATTCTATAAAAGCCTACTTTCCAAACACATTTGAATTCAAATCATTAAATACAGTTTTTCTTTCTGGAAACTTAGTAGCACAATCTGAAAAACAGGTTTTTACAAGTGTCGAAATAAATACTATTCAGATTCCTGACTATTACAAATATGACCAACATTTTTATATAGAACTTATAAGCAGTCGCCAACTTCCTCTTACTGCTGGATTTGATGTATTGACAAAACAAGAATTTGAAAAAACTCAATTTTATCCAAGACAAAAAGATATTATTATTCAAGCTGTTTTTCAGGGAATGTTATGGATAATTTTGCTTTATAATCTGTTTATTTTTGCAGCAACTATAGAAAAAGTGTATATCGCTTATGCAATTTATATTTTTGGTTTTTCGGTTTTTAATGCTCAAAACACAGGTTTTTTCTCTGATTTTATTATTCCAAATCATCCTTATTTTTCTAATCTAGCTCGCATTTTTGGCTTGGCTGGTGCTTTCTTAGGACATGCGTATTTTACATTAGAATTTTTACCCAAAGAAGTCTTTGGTCGCTTTTGGAGACAGTTTTTTAAAGGTTTTATTATTTTTGTTTCTGTAATGACTTTCGTTTATATTGGTGTGATGTATGGAGCAAATAACCTTAAAATCTATACACTACTTTCCAAAATTGCCCATGCTTTAATGATGATAGGACTAATTAGTTTTTTCATTTATTTAGCTATCAAAAGATGGTCAGATACGATGACAAAATATTATTTATTAGCTTCTCTAGTTCTTGTAGTAAGTGCATTTGTATTTAATATTTTACAAGCATTGGGAATAAAAAATGTAAGCATAATTGTACAGGTAGGTGGTATTTTGGAAATTTTGATTTTTTCATTGGGATTAGGACATAGAATGAAAAAATTAGAAAAAGAAAACGCTAGAATATTGGAAGAACAAAATCGAACGCTAGAGCAAAAAGTAAATCAGCGAACGATGGAAATAAGCAAACAAAAAGAAGAAATTTTGGTGCAAAACGAAGAATTACACCAGCAGCAAGAAGAAATAATTTCACAACGAGATTATATAGATACACAAAATAAACAACTCAAAACAACCAACACGCAGTTTACAGACAGTATTCGTTATGCCAAAACAATCCAAAAGGCTATTTTGCCAATGAAACAACGCTTTCAAAATCACTTTGAAGATTCGTTTGTTCTTTTTCGTCCTCGTGATATTGTGAGTGGAGATTTTTATTGGATTTATGAAACTATAGACACACAAACTGGTGAGGAAACTACTCTGATTGCTGTGTTGGATTGTACTGGTCATGGCGTTCCAGGAGCATTTATTTCTCTGATTGGTTTTGCCTTATTAAATGAAATTGTAGCCAAAGAAAATATTACTTCTCCTGCTCAAATTTTGCAACGATTAGATGAGCGTATTCAAGAATCATTGCGACAAAAACAAAAGCAAAATTCAGACGGAATGGATGTCGCTTTATGTGCCATTAAAAAAACAAATTCTTACAAACTAGCTGATTTTGAAATCAAATTTGCTGGTGCAAAACGTCCTATACATTTTATCAAAAATAATGAATTACATGAAATACGGGGAAGCAAACTTTCTATTGGAGGAGTAACCAAAAAGAAAATTACAGACAAATATAGTTTTGAAGAACAAACTATCATTTTATCCAAAAATGATAAAATTTATCTCACTTCTGATGGTTTTATAGACCAAAATGGCAAAAATAATAGAAAAATAGGATCTTCAAAACTAAAAGCATGTTTTAAAGAATTTCATAATCTTCCTTTTGCAGAACAAAGAAAAAAGTTTGAGCAAATTTTAGATACACATCAGGGAAAACAAAAACAACGAGATGATATTACAATTTTGGGTTTAAAACTTTAA
- a CDS encoding DUF420 domain-containing protein yields the protein MNTTISSNNPPTTNPTMKWTIGILSVVVPLLVAVLLSLNNESKIDFGFNTRILPHINAVFNSITSLCLIAGFFAIKNKNIKVHRGLMMTAFTLSSLFLVSYVLYHASVPSTKFGGEGLIRGVYLFLLITHILLSIVVVPLVLWAIYFAWTGQIEKHKKMVKWTFPVWTYVAITGVIVYFMISPYYQPL from the coding sequence ATGAATACAACTATTTCTTCAAATAACCCACCTACTACAAACCCAACAATGAAATGGACAATTGGAATATTGTCTGTTGTTGTTCCTTTATTGGTAGCTGTTTTACTTTCTCTGAATAATGAAAGTAAAATTGATTTTGGTTTTAATACTCGTATTTTACCTCATATCAATGCTGTCTTTAATTCTATTACTTCTCTTTGTTTGATTGCTGGTTTTTTTGCTATCAAAAATAAAAATATCAAAGTTCATAGAGGACTTATGATGACAGCTTTTACTTTATCATCTTTATTTTTGGTTTCGTATGTATTATATCATGCATCTGTTCCTTCTACAAAATTTGGTGGAGAAGGTCTAATAAGAGGCGTTTATTTATTCTTACTCATTACTCATATTTTACTTTCTATTGTAGTTGTTCCTTTAGTTTTGTGGGCAATTTATTTTGCTTGGACAGGACAAATTGAAAAGCATAAAAAAATGGTAAAATGGACATTCCCTGTCTGGACGTATGTAGCCATTACGGGTGTGATTGTTTATTTCATGATAAGTCCTTATTATCAACCATTATAA
- a CDS encoding DUF5615 family PIN-like protein, with translation MIKFIVDTQLPARLAHYITSIGYQTTHTTFYEEGHLLDDNTIVIIAKEENRTIITKDSDFLDNYVIHGAPPKVLVLEFGNISNKDLLQLFDNYFNEVIISFEQGSNIVLFRRDEIIGY, from the coding sequence ATGATAAAATTTATTGTTGATACTCAACTTCCTGCTAGATTAGCTCATTATATAACTTCTATTGGCTATCAAACAACACACACTACTTTTTATGAAGAGGGTCATTTATTAGATGATAACACTATTGTAATAATTGCTAAAGAAGAAAACAGAACAATAATTACAAAAGATTCTGATTTTTTAGATAATTATGTAATTCATGGTGCACCTCCAAAAGTTTTAGTTTTAGAGTTTGGCAATATAAGTAATAAAGACTTACTCCAACTTTTTGATAACTATTTTAATGAAGTAATTATTTCTTTTGAACAGGGAAGTAATATAGTCCTGTTTCGTAGAGATGAAATAATCGGATATTAA
- a CDS encoding DUF433 domain-containing protein, translated as MNLSERITLNPNVHKGRPTIRNMRFTVANMLELLAGGMSFDEILEDYSFIEKEDIQACLFYAAMLASSKTIKKLII; from the coding sequence ATGAATTTATCAGAACGAATTACCCTAAATCCAAATGTTCACAAAGGAAGACCTACTATAAGAAATATGCGTTTTACAGTAGCCAATATGTTAGAATTACTTGCAGGAGGAATGTCTTTTGATGAAATTTTAGAAGACTATTCTTTCATAGAAAAAGAAGACATACAAGCGTGTTTATTTTATGCAGCTATGTTAGCAAGTAGTAAAACTATAAAAAAATTAATTATATGA
- a CDS encoding SCO family protein has protein sequence MSEQKNYKNLGILLVILVLPALFIAFLWTGETKHKTLPIMYSLRLPEFDPTFIESSGCQPNFEDSTHRTIPFSLTNQLGETITQENLRGNIYVANFILTRCTQNICPKMASEMIRVQEAFKDDKDVKIVSYSIDPTYDTPEILKEYAEKYNADNSKWYFLTGTEEQIFEQAKCSYFLPAEKKDTYVNIDHSERFVLVDRKGQIRGYYKGTELVDVDRLIHEIQVLQLEDKQ, from the coding sequence ATGTCAGAACAAAAAAATTATAAAAACTTAGGTATTTTACTTGTCATTTTAGTTCTTCCTGCTTTATTCATTGCTTTTCTTTGGACAGGTGAAACGAAGCACAAAACGCTTCCTATTATGTATAGTTTGCGTTTACCAGAATTTGATCCCACTTTTATAGAGTCTTCTGGTTGTCAGCCTAACTTCGAAGATTCTACACACCGAACTATTCCTTTTTCTCTTACCAATCAGCTTGGAGAAACAATTACTCAAGAAAATTTAAGAGGAAATATTTATGTGGCTAATTTTATTCTTACTCGTTGTACTCAAAATATTTGTCCGAAAATGGCTTCCGAAATGATACGTGTACAGGAAGCATTCAAAGATGATAAAGACGTAAAAATAGTATCGTACAGCATTGACCCAACGTATGACACACCCGAAATTTTGAAAGAATATGCAGAGAAATATAACGCAGATAATTCAAAATGGTATTTCTTGACAGGCACAGAAGAGCAGATTTTTGAGCAAGCAAAATGTAGTTATTTTCTTCCTGCTGAAAAGAAAGATACGTATGTCAATATTGACCATTCAGAGCGTTTTGTTTTGGTAGATAGAAAAGGGCAAATTAGAGGCTACTATAAAGGAACTGAACTTGTCGATGTAGATAGACTTATACACGAAATACAAGTGCTACAATTAGAAGATAAACAATAA
- a CDS encoding cytochrome C oxidase subunit IV family protein yields MAHVDSSLSPKEQRAKNIKKIWMVAGILAIVTAIEYVIAFTIEPSIYRNVVFILLTLVKAGYIVAEFMHLKHEAKYLIFAIIAPTIFVCWLILAMLIEGTTIFGIRFPDLVM; encoded by the coding sequence ATGGCTCACGTAGATTCATCACTTAGCCCAAAAGAACAAAGAGCTAAGAATATCAAGAAAATTTGGATGGTAGCAGGTATTTTGGCTATCGTTACAGCAATAGAATATGTCATTGCTTTTACTATCGAACCAAGTATTTATAGAAATGTCGTCTTTATTTTGCTTACACTCGTAAAAGCTGGCTATATTGTAGCTGAGTTTATGCACCTTAAGCACGAAGCTAAATATCTTATTTTTGCTATTATAGCTCCTACTATTTTTGTTTGTTGGCTCATTTTGGCAATGCTTATCGAAGGAACAACTATCTTTGGAATTCGTTTTCCAGATTTAGTTATGTAA
- a CDS encoding cytochrome c oxidase subunit 3 codes for MAAEVIAESTKPQINAPVRSMWDGGNEPLKASYGKLMMWFFLLSDVFTFGAFLISYGVARFAFPSFQGEASDFVFSQEYWPIPEKVFNSMPLFHGVDAPLVFVGIMTFILIMSSVTMVLAVEAGHSPALNEDERQAEVEKWMLWTILGGVAFLSCQAWEWSHFIHGSVMFMGDKLVEGTYFGASLTQNQYGPPLFADFFFFITGFHGTHVLIGVILNILIFYNVVMGVYRRTGHYEMVEKVGLYWHFVDLVWVFVFTFFYLV; via the coding sequence ATGGCAGCAGAAGTTATTGCAGAATCTACTAAACCCCAAATAAATGCGCCTGTACGCAGCATGTGGGATGGTGGAAACGAACCATTAAAGGCAAGTTACGGAAAACTAATGATGTGGTTTTTCCTTCTTTCCGATGTCTTTACATTTGGAGCTTTTCTTATCTCGTATGGAGTAGCTCGTTTTGCATTTCCTTCTTTTCAAGGAGAAGCAAGTGATTTTGTTTTCTCTCAAGAATATTGGCCTATTCCAGAGAAGGTATTTAATTCAATGCCTCTTTTTCATGGTGTAGATGCTCCTCTTGTTTTTGTTGGTATCATGACATTTATTTTGATTATGAGTAGTGTTACTATGGTTTTGGCTGTTGAGGCTGGTCATAGTCCTGCCCTTAATGAAGATGAAAGACAAGCAGAAGTAGAGAAATGGATGCTTTGGACTATTTTGGGTGGTGTAGCTTTCCTTAGCTGTCAGGCTTGGGAATGGAGTCACTTTATCCACGGATCAGTTATGTTTATGGGAGATAAATTGGTAGAAGGAACTTATTTTGGTGCTAGTTTGACTCAAAACCAATATGGACCACCTCTTTTTGCAGACTTCTTCTTCTTCATTACAGGATTCCATGGTACTCACGTTCTTATTGGAGTAATACTTAATATTCTTATTTTTTATAATGTAGTAATGGGCGTTTATCGTCGTACAGGACACTACGAAATGGTAGAAAAAGTAGGTTTGTACTGGCACTTTGTAGATTTAGTTTGGGTATTTGTATTTACATTTTTCTATCTTGTATAA
- a CDS encoding DUF6498-containing protein yields the protein MPTSQIKKIYAKNIALIRFLFSLLVNAFTFFGIIVWKWNFFTIIYLYWFEEVIRIIFRLIENRINYTKNIISKAELKVINGITRAMLFPMFVYLVFIIVIVGIIASPNSDATIDNLFTVFFRNIEFNLNLLLAVISEIIILFIVFRKLNKNNFERQSQEELEKEFLRMQQEEESKEYKNLYQKDMQQNKNQLFSTQMIVLHLSIILGTFLYFAANTDKLPIQINLGAAGEFAFVIVFAAVQTIAEVLAFAKGRKK from the coding sequence ATGCCTACTTCACAGATAAAGAAAATATATGCAAAAAATATTGCTCTTATTCGCTTTTTGTTTAGCCTTCTTGTAAATGCTTTTACTTTCTTCGGCATTATTGTTTGGAAGTGGAATTTTTTTACCATTATTTATCTCTACTGGTTTGAAGAAGTAATTCGTATTATTTTCAGGCTCATAGAAAATAGAATCAATTATACTAAAAACATAATTTCTAAAGCAGAATTAAAGGTCATAAATGGGATTACTAGAGCAATGCTTTTTCCTATGTTCGTTTATCTTGTTTTTATTATTGTAATTGTCGGAATTATTGCCTCCCCAAATAGCGATGCTACAATAGATAATCTATTTACAGTGTTTTTTAGAAACATAGAATTTAATCTCAACTTACTTTTAGCAGTAATTAGCGAAATAATAATCTTGTTTATTGTTTTTAGAAAATTAAATAAAAATAATTTTGAAAGACAAAGTCAAGAGGAGTTAGAAAAAGAATTTTTAAGAATGCAACAAGAAGAAGAATCTAAAGAGTATAAAAATCTATATCAAAAAGATATGCAACAGAATAAAAATCAACTCTTTTCTACTCAAATGATTGTTCTGCATTTGTCTATTATACTAGGCACATTTCTTTATTTTGCAGCTAATACAGACAAATTGCCTATTCAGATTAATCTAGGAGCAGCAGGAGAATTTGCCTTTGTTATTGTTTTTGCTGCTGTGCAGACAATAGCTGAGGTTTTGGCTTTTGCGAAGGGGAGAAAAAAATAA
- a CDS encoding thioredoxin family protein, which produces MKYSLQTIQLKKYLLLVFLTLIVSISTNAQTNTIDSLKSVSQKEHKKILLYFSGSDWCGPCIKFKKKFIEQPKFIEFSTENLLLLNADFPRKKANQLSKEKIKENEMLAEKYNPKGLFPYVLLLDEEGSVIKKWESLPNESLTEFIENLKD; this is translated from the coding sequence ATGAAATATTCATTGCAGACTATTCAATTAAAAAAATATTTACTATTAGTATTTCTAACTCTAATAGTATCAATAAGCACAAATGCACAAACAAATACGATAGATTCACTAAAAAGTGTTTCACAGAAAGAACATAAAAAAATCTTGTTGTATTTCTCAGGATCTGATTGGTGTGGACCTTGCATAAAATTCAAAAAAAAATTTATTGAGCAACCCAAATTTATAGAGTTTTCAACTGAAAATTTATTGCTATTAAATGCTGATTTTCCTCGTAAAAAAGCAAATCAACTTAGCAAAGAAAAAATAAAAGAAAACGAAATGTTAGCTGAAAAATATAATCCAAAAGGACTATTTCCTTATGTTTTATTATTAGATGAGGAAGGAAGTGTAATTAAAAAGTGGGAGTCGCTTCCCAATGAATCATTAACTGAATTTATAGAAAATCTTAAAGACTGA